Proteins from a single region of Chrysemys picta bellii isolate R12L10 chromosome 9, ASM1138683v2, whole genome shotgun sequence:
- the CHMP1B gene encoding charged multivesicular body protein 1b, translating into MSSMEKHLFNLKFAAKELSRNAKKCDKEEKVEKTKIKKAIQKGNTEVARIHAENAIRQKNQAINFLRMSARVDAVAARVQTAVTMGKVTKSMAGVVKSMDATLKSMNLEKISALMDKFEHQFETLDVQTAQMEDTMSNTTTLTTPQNQVDTLLQEMADEAGLDLNMELPQGQTGSVGTSVASAEQDELSQRLARLRDQV; encoded by the exons ATGTCCAGCATGGAGA AACACCTGTTTAACTTGAAGTTTGCTGCCAAAGAGCTCAGCAGGAATGCAAAAAAATGTGATAAAGAAGAAAAGGTTGAAAAGACTAAAATTAAGAAG GCAATCCAGAAGGGTAATACTGAAGTTGCAAGAATACATGCAGAAAATGCAATCCGACAGAagaatcaagcaatcaatttctTGCGCATGAGTGCCAGGGTAGATGCAGTAGCCGCAAGAGTTCAAACTGCAGTAACAATGGGCAAG GTAACAAAGTCAATGGCAGGAGTAGTTAAATCTATGGATGCTACATTGAAGAGCATGAACCTGGAAAAG ATATCTGCCTTAATGGACAAATTTGAGCACCAGTTTGAAACACTAGATGTTCAGACGGCACAGATGGAAGACACAATGAGTAATACTACTACGTTAACAACACCACAA AACCAAGTGGATACGCTTCTACAGGAAATGGCAGATGAAGCAGG CCTTGATCTGAACATGGAACTACCCCAGGGGCAAACAGGTTCTGTTGGCACAAGTGTTGCTTCAGCAGAGCAG GATGAGCTGTCACAGAGACTGGCCCGCCTACGTGATCAAGTTTAA